The Microcoleus sp. bin38.metabat.b11b12b14.051 region AATATCCTGGTGAAACTTTGCCATTGCCGAGATTAACTTCATTAAAAATCCATAATTGAAGCCGCCGATCGGTGTAGCGACTAAAACTTGGATTCATCAATGGAATTAAACTTCGACAATAATCCCGAAATGCTTCTAGATTCGGGATTTGCTTGGCTATTTTCTTCATATTGCCTCCGTGGGCTAAAAATCATTACTCTATGCCGAAGGCTTAACTTTTGATTCACAGCGAGCGAGTGTTGTTCAATTACAATAAAAAAAAATCAACAAATTCGTTCGCCTCGTTAGCGTTCGCCTCGCTTTAAAGCCCTCGTAGAGGATTTAAAGCGTTAACTTTTATTCACAATCAATGAGCTTGATTACAGTAAAAAAAAATCGGTAAGCTCGATCGCTACGACATTTAAAAAAAACCGCCAACTCCATAAGGGAGTCAGCGGTTTTTTCTATTTAAAATGGTTCTTGTTCTTCATACTTGGTAGTGCTGGTTGTCTTTTTTTGGCGCTTGATTTTGCTTGCATAGTATTGACTACGCAAGTTAAGCATTTCATTCACTGTGTAGCCCATTTCTTGCACCATCTGTGCAATTTGCAGATACTTCATCTCGTGAATTTCATGCTCCTTCCACTCAGCCTCGAATACGGAATAGCCACCATATTCGAGGTTTTTGAGTTCTTCTTTGTTAGTGGCTTTGTATTCTTGCCAGGCGATGACGCGCATTGCATCTACTAACAAACCAAAAGCTTTTTCGCTTTTGGTTGGAAATGTGATAGCCATATTTTTTGTGGTAGGTATTGAAAGGACTGAGAGCTAACTGATTGTTAACTCTCACTACTCCATCGCGAAGCGCTATCTATGAGACAAACAGAGATTACCAGAATGCCGATGGCTTACGCCCCGCTTTGCTACGAAGATTGTAGATATAGCCAGACTCTTTGTTACCTTCATTTAGCCAGGTGATTTTCTTTATGGAAATTACAGTCAAGTTTCATATCCAAAATTTCGACATACTCGTCGCTGTGATTGACTTCATAGAGTCCACCTATTTCAATTCGATCGCCATTTTCACATAACGGCAATTCGCAATTGAAATAGCTATCACCTTCGCCATCATTGAAAACGAAAACTCCATCTTCAAACTGACAATGCTTGCCAATCCGCTCAACAATGTCAAAATCTGCTGGTCTTGGTGTAATTTTCATGCTTATTTTGCCTCAGAATTAACAACACTTTCTCATTGCGAAGCATTAGCCAAGCCATAATAAATTCGCCTGATTTCCAGCACTTCTTCGTAGCAAAGCGGGGCGTAAGCCATCGAGCAACCCATTTCATCAAGTAAATTCTGGAGTTCGCCGTATTCCATTTGATGTACTCGATCGACATTCCATCGTGAATAAAACTCAGTGTGTGAACCTGCTAAATCTTCATTGTTCCTAAAGATTTGCCAGCCAACAACACGTAATGCGTCGCGTATTTTGAGTGTTAGCCGTTGTATTTCTGGGTTTTGTCTAACCATTTTGCTTTCTCCCCTATGTGTGTTATGTCACTGCTCCTAAGAAAGTTCAGAAGCAGTGTAAGATTTGCTATTTGAAATTTGCTTTTATAGCTTTAAATCCTCTACGAGGGCTTCGCTAACGAGGCGAACGATTCGATCGATTTGATCGACAAACCCCGAGCTTTAATCTCAAAAGCATATCCAGGTACACGTTTTGCTTTTCGTGGTTGCTCTTCATTCCGATGAAAATAACCACCAAATTCTACGACATTGGCAATTACTTCCATACCTTCACTTACATTTTCTACCCCAATGTAGGTAATGAACGATTCAAAGCCTGAATCATTTTCTATCTCTTCCCAGTCCCAAATGTTGCTGAAAGTTCCACAGATTGTGATTCGATCGCTCAACTTCACAACCAAATAATTGCCATGTGGACTAGATTCTAAAACTTGACCTTCAATGCCTGCAAAGATGATAGTTTCCATGATAAACTTAGGTAGAAATAGTTTTGACAGTAACGGGAATCATGCACACAATTCCCGTTAATTTCCTGATCTAAAAGCGAAGCATCGACTTCGCTCAGCTACCGCATTTTGAAAACTTTAAACTGCATAGATTTTTTTGCTGGCATCGGTGCATGGGAACTAGCGTCAGCAATTGTCAATCGATCGAACAATTACCCAGTTTTTAGGACGATCGAGTTTATCGAAATCAACCCACAAGCTCAAAAAGTTTTACGATCACACTTTTCCCATATCCCAATTCATCCAGATGTCAAAAGTTACAAACCAATCCCAAAAGCCGCCGATGTTCAGTTCCATTCGTTCCCTTGCACCGGCACATCAGCAGCCGGAAAGAAAACAGGTCTTTCGCATCAAGAAAGTGGATTGTGGTTTGAGTCGCTCAGGTGCATCTCGATCGGCAAACCTAAATTCGTCATCATCGAGCAACCTATGGGAGTTATCGATCGCGGATTACGAGCTATTGTTGGAGCCTTGCGACTGGCAGAATATGAAACAGAACTTGAAGTTATCAGCGCGTCGGAGCTTGGCGCGCCCCACCGTCGCCAACGGGTGTTCATCATTGCCTACCTGCACAACCTACAGCTCAGGAAACGGCAAAACTTCACCGAGTGGTCAAACCACATTAGAACGGACATTGAAAGAGCAAGGCAGATTAGCTCGATCGCTCAAACTAAATCCGGCAGTGTGTGCTTGGATGATGGGGTTTCGGATTGGGTGGACGGAATTGGTTTTGATGTAAACTGGGGAGAACCGCCAGTGCGATCGGGCGTTCAACCAAGAACACCTGGACGTGCAGAATGTGTGAGTTTGTATGGAAAGTCGATCGTACCTTTACAAGCTGCGGTGGCATTAATGCGATTACAATTTCTAGCATCATTGGAGAAAAGAATATGAGCCAGTTTGACCATTTACGCAATCAGATAACAGATTCAGGTTGGATTGCTAAAGAAATTCTTAGCATTTCTGGCAGTGCTAGAGGTGCGATCGAAGGTGGTGCAAATTGGTATTTTGCTCTGCCTCACATCAACTTCATTATGGAAAATAGCATATTAGGAAATGTCAAACAGCTACTTCTAGCAGGACAAAATTTAGCAAAAACTGTAACTGACTGTGGGTTAGTATTCTTAGAAACAGTTTATGGAATTAACTTGGCTTTTAATTCAAAAGTTCATAGAAATTTAGCCGGAACAGGACAATCTTTGCTTTTGGGTTTGACAGTTAGTGGAACAGAAAGAATCCTTTACGCAGCAGCAGTCTCAGCCCACAATGAAAGTATCAATTTACCTGAATTGGATGCAAAAGGTGTAGAAATACGATCGATGGCTGCTGGAATTCAATCTGGTGAAGAATCAGCAATATCGCAAGCGCAAAAAGCAGCCCAATCAGCATTGAATAAACTTATTGGTTTCAAAGATGATTTGTTAGGTCAACTTGCAAATTTAACTGGCAAAGAAAGAAGTAGTGCTAGAAGAAAAATTAGAATAGCAGAAAAAGCAATTAGTAGGGTAAGCAAAGGAGTATCTGTAATTGCCCACAATCCTTACGAAATAAGTTCAATTTATGACAAACCAATAACCTCAATATCTACTCGATCGCCTGTTTTCAATGCCATAGTACCGATCGCAGTTGGTGGAGCAGTTACGGTAGCAGCAACAGCAGGGATAATTGGCACTATGGCTGGGTGGTTGCTTACCAACTTTTTCTTGCAAGGAGTAGTTGGTGGCATAGCGGCACTAATCCCAGCATTAACGAATACGATTACATCGATCGTTCTCAAAGTGATGAACAGTTCGGGCGCGGATGCTATGCGGTTTTTAGCAGGTTCGGTACTCAGGGCTGGGTCATCTTTTCTACCAACAATTCTAGCTACAACAGGCATGGAAGCTAGTGCTTGGGGTTATTTGATGGCAAATGCTTCGCTAATTATTGGTGTCTCTGTCATCATTATTCAAGCTATGAAGAACAAAGTTTCACTTGCAGATATGCTTTACATTTTTGGCAACATTCAAGGTTCAACTAGCTACAACCTTGGGCAAATACATATGTATGACACAAACCACGTTGAGATTCTCGAACAATTCAAGGAATCAGCCAATATAATCTACGAAGGATCGAAACGACCAATGTCATCGATTATCGGAGTTGGCTTGGATAAAAAGGGAAAATACACTGTTGCTTACAATTTAACCAATCCAAACAATCCTCAACGAATCATCGGTGACGAAGCGATCGTAGCGACTCTTGGAGCGGAAAAAGTTGCTAAACTTAAAACAGGAAACTTTGGTTTATTTGAGTAACTAATATGTCAGATGATTATCAGCTTTATCGGTTCCCCGTTGACAATGAAAAAGGAATCATTGAAACTATTGCAGTGTGGTCAGTTTGGGACTGCGTTGCCCAAAGATGGACAAACAAGCCTAAAGTTACCCTGAGAAATACGCTACTTTCAGGTTTGCATCCAAACGTAAATAACAAAGACAGATTTTGTATTGGTGAAATCCCTGAATCTACTAAAGACTCAGCATTATTGAATCCGTTTCAACCAAATAAAGACGATCGATATATTCTGGATTTAGCCAGCAATTCTCGCAACCACGGTAGATTTACTTTCAATCTGAAGCCGATCGGTAGGGATTACTATGGCAATAAAGCCACCGAGCAATGGAAACGCATTATTTACGGTAGCATCCTACATACTGGTTGCAAGCACTTGGTTTTCGGTAATTTCAATTACGTGATAGTTGATGATGATGCCAGAGACGAACAGGGCAATCCACAAGATGACCCAACAAATGGGCGTCATTGGAACACAGGAGATAGTCATGGCAAAGCCTCCAGACAGTTCATGGAATTATTGGGTGCTGCTGAAATCTTCGATCAAGATTTTTCGCCAGAAGACGATATTAATTTACCCTTGCAATTTCGGATAGCTCAATTCAAGGATTGGGTGGCTAAGGGGACGATCGCCTATAATTCCGAACTTGACAATTCAGGGTTTGATTTGGTGATTCCGTGGTCTTCACTCAAGGGAAATAAACCCGCGCTGGGAAACTACGAAGGCAAACTACTTTGTGGGTTGGTTTTTGAGGGTGAACTACGCAGAGCTAAAGCTGGCTGGATGCTATTCCAGTGGTTTGATTATGCAACACTTGAACAAGACAGAATTATTAGCCGATTGGTTACTAAATGCCAGCGATTAGCAGCAGCATTGAATTCGATTCAGGAATTGGCTAATTTACTAAGAATCGATCAAACCGAAGCTGAGCAGGAAATTCAAGAAGGTGTAGACAATCTACAGTCTGAAGCTGAATATGTGAACACAGCAATGGAAATTATCAAGTATGATGTCCGTGGTAAATTGTTGCTGCATCCGTATATCACAGGCAAAGTTAAGGAGCGACTCAGAGCAGTTTGGCTGAATTTAGCCAAGGCTGCTGGTGTGCGGTTTTGGTCACTTATGGCACAACCTGACGAGTATTTTGCTAAGAATGAGTCGATCGATAACAATGGCAAAACTGTATTTAGCAGAAAAGAATTCTGTGCGCCAGGAATGTCAGAAGGCGAGTACATACTTTTCTGCAATCCCATGCGTCACTGGGGCGATTGCCAACTCTGGATAAATGTTCATGAGGGTCTTTATGCCGACAGTAAAAATTTGATGGCGGCTTCCCGAAAACTGTTACTGAGTTTGGGACGCGATACCGATGGTGATTTTATTCAGTTAATCGCTTCGCGTGAGTATCCAGAGTTGCGTCGTGCGATCGCCAATTTCTCCACACCACCATCCGTCCGCAAACTTCCTAAAGTACCGCTGGTAGGGAATTTGCAGCAAGTTGCCGTTAACAGCATGAATGATCAAACTGGCATTGTGGCATCCCTTTTAGGTAGGGTGCGCGGTGCCGGTGCTGAGGGAATTGTGTTGAATATTCCAGCAGGAGGGATGCAAACTTTACCCCAAGAAATGGCAATTATAGATTTTTTGAGTCAAGAACTTCAAATCGCAGTTGATAGTTTAAAGTCAGCTTATCCCAATAATGATGTTGGCTTGAAAGCTGTGGCTACATACCTTGATGGGCTAGGTGATGCAGGACAAATCCCGTGGCTCAAAGGATTTAAGGCTGAATCTACCTATCTCACTCAACCCTGTCCTGTGGCTCCAAATGCGATCGACACTGTTTCTCGTTTGGTTCAATTAGTCAACAGTTATTGGCAACCAGCACAAATCGAGACCAATCTTAATATCAATTCTTTTCGTGAAAGTCTCTTTCCTGGAGTGACAGTATCGCTCGAACAGCAAAATTATGCTTTTGAACAAAAAAAGCTGTATGGGATAGAGATTGGTGCTGCGATCGAATGGAAACTAGCAAATGAGGGTGACACTACACGAATCCGAGAAGTCACCGCCAAGTATCAAGCACTTAGAGATTCAATTCTCGATCGCGTACTCAAACCAGATGGTACCCAGTACAGCTTGAAATCCTGGTCGGCGGCTTTCTGGAGGGCTGCAAATACAGTGAATATCGAAAATAATCCAGATAGCACAGGCTCGATCGTATTCAATTTATTCAGAGAGGAGATTATTTTGGAACTCAAAGAAAACCCTGAGCCACCGTGGTTTTTTCAAGTCTACAATGTCCACAAAATGGAACCCAACCACCGAGCCAAAGTATTTTGGTCTGGGCAAACAGTTCAAGTTCGGGTTGTGTTGCGTGATTGGGCAGCACCGAGAACTGGAGTAATCGTCCCCACATTATCGGCAGATTTGCTGTACCCGCCGAGTACACAGTTGCCTGGGTTCTACCCACTAGGGCTGGTAGCTGAGCAGGATAGGTCAAAGATTGCGATCGGGGAAACTCGAACGATGAAAATCTACACTTGGAGAGAGCAACGACCAGGGCAAGTGACAGAATTTTCAACAACCAAAGCTTGGTTGTTTAACGAAGATGTACCGCAGCAACTCATAGATGATGTACTTGGAAAAGGAAGAACGTCAACTGGTTTGTATAAACCTGAAGATTTTGGTTACACGCCGTAGAATCGTGATAACATTTTGATTAATGTCTCTCACTTACTTCTCACATGACTACAGAATTTATCCAAAAAGCAACTGGATTGCCTGAAGATACGATCGTAAAAGTCATGGATGCTTTTGTCGATTTTATCAAAAGTTCTATGAAAGACGGCAACCAAGTTGAAATGACTGGGTTTGGTGTTTTTAGTTTCAAAGATTTTGATGAGCGCCCCGGTAGGAATCCTCGCACCGGGGAATCGATTACGATCGCACCAAAGCGCAAACCGACTTTCAAATTCTCCAAAAAGTTTGTTGAGTCAATCAGCCTGAGTCCGTCTTCCACTATGCCTTTGGCTCCACCAACAGCGCCGCCGACGCACCAACGGCCAACTCCGCCACCGCTAGTAACAAAAACATGGTACTTGGCTGATGCAGCAGGTTCATTTTCCGAAGTGCCGGAACACGAACTCAAAGCCAAAGGTTTGACTGCCTCTAGTATGCTTTGGAGTGCAGAAACTGATTGGAAAAAAGCTTCTGATATTCCCGCTCTTGCTTATTTGCTGTCTTAGTTTCTGCGTAAAACTAAGACAGTTAAAAACGTTATACAAAGGAGTCAATGTGGCTCCTTTTTGTTGTTATACTTAGTGAGTAATTGATTAAAAAAAATATGTCAGCCGGAAAATTAAGCTTTACATTGCCTGAGTACAAAGTGCGTGAGGATGGCACTTGGATTACCGCAAGGGTTGGAGTTACTCGATCGGAAGGTGCAGTAGGTACTGTAAGTGGCAGAGTCAATAACAGCACCAGTACAGCACCTGCACGAGCTGCTAGAAATTTAGATTACATCGTACCTCACGGAACTGGAACCAACCAAACCTTAAGCTGGGCTGCGGGTGAATCAGGTACAAAATTTTGTGATTTTGTAATTGTTAACGATGATTTTGTCGAAGGCGATGAAGTTCTCCCTCTCACATTGAATACTTTTACTGGGGGTGCTACGGCTGGAGCAATTGTGGCTGCCCGGTTAATTATTTTGGATGACGATTTTGTGATAGCAAAACATCGTTGGGACAAGACGGCATTGCAATTTGAGAATCCTGATGGTACTTGGGGAAATACTGTTGATTTGAAGGGTGAAAAAGGTGAAACTGGCGCTATCGGATTACAAGGTATTGCTGGAGAACCTGGTGAACGCGGCTTAACTGGTGTTCGAGGCGATCGTGGTGAACCGGGCATAATCGGCGCAACTGGTGCGAATGGTGAACGCGGTGAACGCGGTGAAGCTGGTACACCGGGTATGGATGGAGTGCAAGGAATGCCGGGGGGAATCGGTGCAACTGGAATTCAGGGCATCCAGGGCGAACGTGGTGAAATTGGTGAACGTGGTGAACGTGGTGAACGCGGCGCTGATGGCATTGAGGGCATTCAAGGTATTCAGGGCGATCGAGGTGATGTTGGCGCAACTGGTCAGACCGGAAGCACAGGTGATCGAGGTGACACTGGATTAACTGGCGAACGTGGTGAACGCGGTGCAGACGGCGCTGATGGAATTCAAGGAGAACAAGGAATTCAGGGATTGCAAGGTATCATCGGCGATCGCGGTGAACGTGGTGAAGCTGGCATTCAGGGCGAACGTGGAGAAGTCGGCGCCACTGGGAGTAAAGGCGATCGAGGTGATGTTGGCGAAGTTGGTGCAACTGGTACAGACGGCGCTGATGGAATTCAAGGAGAACCGGGAGAGCGTGGCATTCAGGGTATTCAGGGTATTCAGGGTATTCAGGGTATTCAGGGCGAGCGTGGAGAAGTCGGCGCAATCGGCGCGAATGGTGCAACTGGTCAGATCGGAAGCAAAGGCGATCGAGGAGAAACAGGATTAACTGGCGATCGCGGGGAACGTGGGGAACGTGGCGCTGCGGGCGCTGATGGAATTCAAGGTTTACAAGGTGAATGTGGCGCTGCGGGCGCTGATGGAATTCAAGGTTTACAAGGGATTCAAGGAATAAAAGGTGAACGTGGTGAACGTGGCGAACGTGGCGAACGTGGTGAAACTGGCGCAGTGGGCGCAGTGGGCGCGTCGGGCGAAAAAGGAGAAAAAGGAGAAAAAGGCGATACTGGTGCCCAGGGAATCCCTGGACAACGTGGGTTAACCGGCGAGCGAGGTTTGACTGGCACTCAGGGAATTCCGGGCGAGCGTGGAATTCCAGGAAATACTGGCGCAACCGGGGCAGCGGGAGCAAAAGGCGATCGCGGTGACGCTGGCGTTCAGGGTATTCAGGGAGCAACTGGTCAACCTGGTGTCAAGGGCGATCGAGGCGAAGTCGGTATTAACTGGCGCGGTACTTGGGCAGCAACAACTGCTTATGCTCCGAGAGATTGCGTAGCGCACAACGGTAGTAGCTACATTTGCACTGTCGCCAACACAAACTCAATTCCGGCTACCAGTTCAAGCTGGAATTTATTAGCAGCCCAGGGTGCAACTGGTGCAATGGGTGTTCAAGGGCCACAAGGTGCGATCGGATTGCAAGGTATCAAAGGTGATTCTATTCGTTGGCGCGGTACTTGGGCAGCAACAACTGCTTATTTACCATCAGATGCCATTTCTTACAACGGCAGCAGTTATGTTGCTGTGGTTGCAAACACTAATACTTTGCCGGGTGTCAGCCCAAATTGGATGCTTTTAGCTCAGCAAGGCGCTTCGGCTCCGGGTCCTAAATGCACTCAAATAAATTTTCCTTTAACCTACAACGGAACCGATTTTATCCAAATTCCGTTAAATTTTGGTTCGTGGCAAATTCTAGGCATTACCGGAACTTGTCATATGAGTAACAGTGCAGCTAACTGGGTTGTTAACCCTAGCTCCCCAATAATTAATCCTTCTGGTCAGATACCAAGCGCAGGGACTTACGATTTTACATTTGGTGCTGGCAGTAGCGCAATCCGAATCATTATCCGACCAGGTGCTTTCAATATTGGGCAACAGATGACTTTCAAGATTTTAGTTTGGCACGAATAATTAATGGTAAAATTAGTTAGTTGCGAGGTCATTTATGCCGATCGAATTTACCCAAACAAAAGAACCGATGAACTTTCAAGAACCTGTCGAAAAATCCGCAATCGTTCAAAAACGCGCTCATGTTTTGCTATCGGAAGCTCAACAAATTGTCACTCGCCTAGGCGAGGTTGATTCGCGAATGCTCGCTGAAGATTTCTCGATTTGTATTGGCTGGGGAAAGGTTAAGCTTTGCTTGACCATTGAAGACAGTTAATGCCAATTAGGTAAAAATTAAAAAACAACGTCTCTGCTCCAGACGTTGTTTTTTAATTTTTGCTTAAGTGTCAGTCAGAACTTAGGTTTGAACTAGCAGAGCCTGAGCTACTACAATTTCATCGGTTGTTTTACCAGTGATAAACAACCCCACAAAAGCATCGTTTGGCGCGTCCACGAAACAGACTTTTGTTTCAGTAAGTTGCTGAAAAGTTGAGTAAAGTTGTACGTAAAATTCTAAGGATTCAGCAGGCAATCGCAAATTTTCGATTGTCCCCATTACTGCCGAGATTTCTGATTTGCTACTTTCCACCAAAGGGGTAAAAACTTCTAGCAAAGTTTTGCAAGCGATCGATCGATTACTTGGCACTTGATAATTTGCACCGCCGACTTTTCGGCGCATCGCAGCATCCGCAACCAAAATCTGAGCATCAGTCAGTGATTTCGTTCGCCGAATAGACAGAGGCGAATCTGATTCAGAGGTTCCCCAGTAGTTATAATCTTTGATAATCGATCGTAAGTTGGATACGATTAAGCTTGCTGTAGACAAAGTAACAGTTGCAGTCATAGTTTTTAAATTGAGCAGCAACTCAATTGTATCATCTTATTTAATAATTATCGATCGAAAGCCTGGTATAATTGAATTACATTTCTCCCATATTGCTCATGCAACGCCTCACTTCCAGGCGTTGTTTTTGTTTAGACAAAATTCAAGAATACCGGATGCCGTAACTTTTTGCCATCAGTTACACCCAGATAAATTATCTTTACGTCCTCACCAAGATATTGAGCTTGATTATCCCAAAGTTCCTGGCGCTGAGCATCTGTAAATCCAGTACCAACATTGGAAGTAATTACCACCCCACCAACTAATCCAGCAACAACTAAGTTTCCTAAGCTTTTGGCATATTTACCTTTTCCCCTCACAAATCCAGTGATGACAAAGTTA contains the following coding sequences:
- a CDS encoding DNA cytosine methyltransferase, whose protein sequence is MKTLNCIDFFAGIGAWELASAIVNRSNNYPVFRTIEFIEINPQAQKVLRSHFSHIPIHPDVKSYKPIPKAADVQFHSFPCTGTSAAGKKTGLSHQESGLWFESLRCISIGKPKFVIIEQPMGVIDRGLRAIVGALRLAEYETELEVISASELGAPHRRQRVFIIAYLHNLQLRKRQNFTEWSNHIRTDIERARQISSIAQTKSGSVCLDDGVSDWVDGIGFDVNWGEPPVRSGVQPRTPGRAECVSLYGKSIVPLQAAVALMRLQFLASLEKRI
- a CDS encoding HU family DNA-binding protein, with the protein product MTTEFIQKATGLPEDTIVKVMDAFVDFIKSSMKDGNQVEMTGFGVFSFKDFDERPGRNPRTGESITIAPKRKPTFKFSKKFVESISLSPSSTMPLAPPTAPPTHQRPTPPPLVTKTWYLADAAGSFSEVPEHELKAKGLTASSMLWSAETDWKKASDIPALAYLLS